The region GGACGTACGGCTGGTCGGGTTGGAGATCGATCCGGCCCGGGTGGCCGCGGCGGCGCCGGCCGCCGACCCACCCGGCCTGACGTTCGCCCGAGGTGGGTTCGAGCTGGCCGGGCTCCGGCCGGTGCTGGTCCGCGCGTTCAACGTGCTGCGGCAGTACGACGAGAGCGAGGTGCCGGCCGCCTGGCGAACGATGACCGGCGCGCTCGCCCCGGGCGGCGCGCTCGTCGAGGGCACGTGCGACGAGTTGGGCCGCCTCGCCAGCTGGCTGCTGATCGACGCCGACGGTCCCCGGACGCTTACCCTTGCCGCGAAGCTCACCACGCTGGGCAGCCCGGCGGAGCTGGCCGAGCGGCTACCGAAGGCGCTGATCCACCGCAACGTGCCGGGCGAGCCGGTGCACGACCTGATCCGCGCTCTGGACGACGCCTGGCAGGCCGCCGCCCCGTACGCCACCTTCGGCCCCCGCCAACGCTGGTTGAGAGCTGTGGGCCGCCTCCGCGAGACCGGCTGGCCGATCCTGAACGGCCCCGCCCGCTGGCGCAAGGGCGAGCTAACCCTCCCGTGGCCCCCGGCCCCGCTCCCGTCGATCATGGAATAGTGGTGGCCGTTTTCACCCCGGCAGCACTGTTTGTCCCCACCACAACTCCATGATCGGCCGGGTTGAGGGGGTGGGGCTTAGAGGGTGCAGTTGACGAGGACCGGTTCGGGGTGGAGGGTCACGCCGAAGCGGGCGTGGACCTCGTCGCGGATGCTGCGGGCCAGGGCCAGCAGGTCGGCGGTTCGGGCGGTGCCGCTGCGGTTGGTGAGCGCGAGGGTGTGCTTGCTGGAGATGGCCGTGCCACCCGGCCCGGGGTGCCCCTTCGTGAAGCCGGCCTTGTCGATCAGCCAGGCCGCGCTGACCTTGACCATGCCGTCGGCTCCGGGCCAGGCGGGCGGGTCGCCCAGTCCGGCGACGCGCTCCAGAAGCAGCTCGTACGTTGCCCCGTCGAGCACCGGATTGGTGAAGAAGGAGCCGACCGAGCGAGTGTCCGGGTCGGTGGCGTCGAGCACCATGCCCTTGCCGGCCCGCAGCCGCAGCACCGCCGCTCGGGCGTCCGCCAGCGGCACCTGGTCGCCGACCTCGACACCG is a window of Micromonospora sp. WMMD961 DNA encoding:
- a CDS encoding class I SAM-dependent methyltransferase, which produces MSGAPRRRPLGVVTRGTTNPNRLRRVDNWIVATCADRLSAAADPLVVDLGYGATPVTAVELRARLAAGVRPDVRLVGLEIDPARVAAAAPAADPPGLTFARGGFELAGLRPVLVRAFNVLRQYDESEVPAAWRTMTGALAPGGALVEGTCDELGRLASWLLIDADGPRTLTLAAKLTTLGSPAELAERLPKALIHRNVPGEPVHDLIRALDDAWQAAAPYATFGPRQRWLRAVGRLRETGWPILNGPARWRKGELTLPWPPAPLPSIME